Part of the Poecilia reticulata strain Guanapo linkage group LG2, Guppy_female_1.0+MT, whole genome shotgun sequence genome is shown below.
GTGGAAGGACATTTGGATGGATGCATACATGTGTGGAGTGATGGATGGATTCACAGATACAGTTGaaaacagatatttacatataGAGGAAGACATGTTTTGGTTACTTTGTAACAATCATGGTTACAAAGTAACACCATTCACATTACAGCCATCTGTCCTATTAGTTCCCGCTTTTCCTTTTGATCCATAAAGACAGATTAAGGGAATATTATGACTGtatgtttgtaatttatcaCAAACATCTGGAGCTTCACACATCACATCCTAATCATTTCTGCCCATTTTACATGTATTGTCCACTTGGTGTCGCAGTAAAGCAACCGGATTTAAAGCTTCAGTGCATCATGAAGCTTCATCTCACCGTCTCTAGGATGAACGGATAAATTAATGACGACTGAATGATGGGTGGAAGCACGGCTGGATGATAGATACGTAATCAGAGGATGGATGACGACGTAACATTCCcacaacaaaacagagaaaagtggTTTGTTTTCCTTGCTAAGTGAAGATGTACCCTGTTACTGCCAACTGTGGCGAACACCAGAGGGTCTCCCTCCTTACTGTGCCAGTTAAACTGGACTCCAAACAGCGGCTGGCCGTGGTCCTCCTGAGGGAAAAAGCAAACGGACCCACGTGACGCCCAGTGATGCCGTGTTCAACGCAAACTACGAACAAGCTTAATATGTGGTGGAGCTTCTCACCCGCAGGCTGTTGACGCATTTGAAAGAATATCTACACTTCTTGGACTTCCACTTGCCCTTCCCCCAGCTCTTCCTGCCCGGAGCGTTGGCTGTGTTAGTGGGAGTGTCTGGACGCTCCGCGTTGGTTCCGCTTTCAACGCTGACCGCATCgtcctgggaaaaaaaaacatttaaatgacaatATCTGTTCAATTTGTATGCTTCTCCAGATCCATGTTATCAGATTTCTTagtcgttttctttttttatattatattaaatacataagtTTACCATGAATGTGTGGTAGATACTTCTATTGcagtcatttatttacataaaatctgggggaaaaaacaggaGGAACAGATAGAAGGAAACAGGAATAAGATGGGGAGATGGAAGGAttggaaaaatgaaattaaagagaTGGAGAGGGTAGCTGTAAGAGGGATTAAACAGagggaaggaaaataaatcaaaggatGGAATTAAGGAAGGATAAAAGGGAGCAAAAGGTaaaaagagagaaggaaaaaataccacaaaacagaagaaatacaCACCAAAGCATCACTGAGCAGACTTGTAAATGCAGCAACTTGAAGAGCAAATTACTCCATCATGACTGAGTCTGGCAATATGCAGAAAGGAGCTACTATATTCtggaaattcatgtttttttcctacGCATCCAGTCCTTGGAAACACTAAAATCAAACCCCATACTGTTACCGACTGTATGGGAAACCTATTAATGTTCTAACAAAGCTAACTCTCCATGTCCAGCTGCCTGTGTTGTGGAAAACATGACCAGTTCAGCTGCAGGTAGACAAAGATGCTCCAAGCTAACATCGTTAGCTTTCCGGTCGCCTGTTAGCAGGGAGCTAACCCGCCAAAACCAGCCTTTATAACTGAGTGCATTCATATACGCGAACATATATGGTTTAAGCGCTTACGTTCTCGTCTCCTGACATGTCAGGGTTACTGTTCTCATCACtgctcagtttctgttttttcgcCGGCATTTCTTTTCCCGCTTGAGATGGGGATTCAGTCATGctcctgttttctctcattaCAGCTACACGCTTGTTCTTCGTCTCTTACCGATTTAGTAAACGGCTGGTGGCGGCAGCGCCACCAGCCGGTAAGGAGTGTGAAACACTGTTCCGTGGTTTGCTTAATTTTTCACCGACTcgtatattttttaagaaattaaaaaacagtcAGTTTGGAGTCTGTTGTATACGACGGAGAATTAAGGCCACACTaagtaaaaacaatatatattagGAGTAAAGCCATATTAAGAGAATATACTTGTAATTATATGAGAATAAAGACATAAGATTAGAATAAAGTctattacaaaataaagttgtaatacaataatgtaatattatgagaatTAATAGCTAGTTTCTTAATACTACGACTTTATATTTGTATCACttctactttattttcaaacgaCTTCATTCACATAATTTAGttactttattctcgtaattttattatttttattttcttagcttGGCAATAATTCTCCTTCATAgtagtaaatacattttgtgaataaataatATCAGAACTTGggttaaaaaaatccaattggataaaaaaaagatcaaaagcCACAGAGACAATCAGacaatttagtttattattattatttttttttagaaaaatcctCTTTTACCATGAAATATCAATATTACTACAGCATCATGTCTGACTCCTCTAAAGAAGCCTCGCTCATCTCCTCAGACGTCTCTTCATcaggctcctcttcctccttcataGGCCTCTTTAAGCCCTTCTGCTTTGAGAGCGCCACAGCGTAGCGGATGTTGTACATGTTGAAGTCACACCTGTGAGCAGAAAATACATCAAACAATTTGATTTGGTTTCAGTAGGAACGGAAACACAGGAAAAACCCTGAGACTTACAGCTTGGACAGACTGTCAAAGTGCCTCTGGATGCTCTTCTGCAGCGACTGCAGTGTCGGGAGAATGGATGCAGACCTGGAAACCGTTGAATCCCAGCATTATCACCGGTGGAAAGTGTGAGAATGAGTGGACTGAGTCAGGGAATCTGTTTGTTACCTGTTCTTAAGTTTCTGGCCGTGCAGCATGAGCAGGTTCTGGGCCCAGGTCATGTAGAACTGCAGGTGGCTCGACTTCTCCAAGCAGGAAGCCACAAAGCCCAGCAGCTTCTCCACGTAAACGTCGGGTAGAGATCCACACACCACCGggactgaaacacaaacacacaatccGGTTCCAAAACATCTCCAGCCTGCGAACCAGACAAACATCAGCTTCAAACCTACTTTGCTCGTGCGGCACCGCCTCCAGCGCTTCCTGCTTGAGCGCGTTTTCGTTGAGTCTGAATGCCAGGACGATGGCCGACGTCCAGTCCTGGAGTCGGACCTGCTTGCGAATGCTAGCCGGTGTCACGTCCAGGTCCAGGTCATATGGGTCGAAGACCAGGGATCCGTCCAGGGAGTAGACCAGGAGGCCCTCGGTGGTGGTGGCCGCCCAGCTGCGCCCGGTTGGGGAAAACCGCAGAGAGCTGACTCGAATCTCCGGCTTGAAGTGACGGGAACTCATGTCGCCTTTCAGAAAACGCAAAATTCATCCACTCattcaaaagtttaaatcagGGTAAACGGAAACAGAAAATGggtaatttaaaaacacagaggtGTGACAAAATGAGCTGAGGAACCTTTATGTTTCAGcggcagaaatgttttcagtcctGACGTATAggagcagacactttgttcaaaaactcaggttttcaggaaatttgtcaaaaaaaaaaaaaaaacctcaagttTTCAAGTAGTTTGTCACAGAGTTTAGGTTTTCAGAGAGTTTAGTTAAAAGCTCAGGTTTTCAGGGAGGGAGGATGGACGGATGTATGAAAAGCATACTGGTTGGAGAAGATTCATTTTCAGTAGACAGTCTGgaccaggggtcaccaactccagtcctcgagggctaccgtcctgcaacttttagatgtgtctctgctcaaacacacctgggtcaaataaactgctaatttccagcctattgcagagatgaatgaatgctggtgaggaaattcagacattttggagcagaggtgaatctaaaagttgcaggattttaacccttgaggactggagttggtgacccctggtctAGACAACATCTGGGTGTACAAATATAAAAGTCCCGAATGTTTGGACTGGACTTGTACCTCTCCGGACTCCAGGCAGGCTAATGTCGACCCCCTCTCCGTCTCCGGCCCCTTCGTCCACCAGAGCCAGGCTGCCGAACTCCGTCATCTTCCGTCTGTCCAGGAACTCCTGGAGGTGAAGCGAACAGTCACAGTCACGCATAAGGCTCCACTTTGTGCAGCTGTGAATGAATGCTTTGTTTTACCTCCATGGCATCGAAGGACAGGTTGCAGGAGATCTCAAACTTCTTCAAGAGCATCTGCTCCTGGACATTGTAGATGCAGACAAACTTTGAGTGGCCTCCTGCCAGAATAGATTCCCCGTCGGCAGAGTAACACAGAGCCGTGAAAGACCTGAACAACAAACAaccagagttaaaaaaaataaataaaaaacccaaatgagCCCAATGTAAACAGATATGCAgctagttttattttgtgttttaactcACTTTCCTTTGGCAGACTGCTTGGCTGTGATTTTATCCGTCTCCTTGCGGCCCGTCTCCAGATCGTGGCGCCCGGTTATGGATCCAGTCTGCGTGGCGGTTTGGGGGCTCCAGAAAGAGATTTCTCCATTCAGAGTGGCCACAGCCAATTCCTGACCGTCAGGGCGATACGTCACACACAGACCTGACGAGAAAAGgccacaaaaacacagtgaggTTGCATCACCGAAGGAAAATCAACAATTCACATCGGCATGTGGTTTAAGACggaaaagtaaaaactatttagacagaaaaaaaactactgacCGCATCATTTTTACCCCTATTTATCTGGTTACAATCTGTTTTAGAATCCGCTGATCCTATTTTCCACTCATCACAGCCTGATTCCATCATTTTTTCCCTATCAACTTTGGGTGATCTCACAATTATCTAGCTTGAAAGTTGCATCTTTTTTCTTCAGCTATTCAGTTTTTCAATAGCTGAAGATTCCATCTAAAACTTATTCAAACGTTCTTGCCTCAAGATTTTCTTCTACGCAAACATAATTTCTGTGTAATTTGACCAAATAAAATGATTCTTTTGGTTTCCTTAATGCTacatatttctgtaatttttccTAAACGGGTGGTGAttacatgattttctttttcaaactgcaaaaacattttcaaaacaggatattatattttttaactaaacagACTTATTGCACAAATTCCTTGACACTGTgtgattttctaattttttctcGATGTTCTGCAATTCCAGAACTTAACGTGAAAATGTGATCAATTATTAAATAAACCCCTTAAATCTGTTGGGAGTATTTCCattatgttttccatttttgtttttacaactgaggaataacacacattttgtctttaatgttaTCACATTTCATCATTTTTCCCTCAGCATTTGGTAattctgtatattttatttaaaaacttctaCTTCCTACTTCTATAATAAGCTTATAAATATTCTAtcattcttttttgtttttattaattttgttttttcatcgtTTTCAATCTGGTGCCCTCCCTCCCCAGATTTCTCCATTTTCTGTGGACGTACCGTCTGATGTGAGGGGGAGTGTTTCTTTGACCTGCCAGCTGTCCAACATGTCCCACAGGCGGACAGTTCGGTCCCAGGAAGCGCTGGCCAGGATGGACTGAACAGGACTAAAACACAGGGAGCTAACCGGACCCTCGTGTCCTCCGAGGACCTGGTCATCCAAACACAAGGAATCTCACCTTCAACTAGTCTTGAAACACTACAAGCGAAGCTGCACAGACGTGTCCCTACCTCCAGCAGTCTGCCCGTCTGCATGGACCAGAGAAAGATCTCGAAGGAATCCTGAGCTCCTGCGCTCACCAGCTCTCCACTGACATCTACGGCCAGCGAGGAGAACTGCGCGGGCCGAGGAGACGTGAACGTCCTAAAGTTTCGGTATCTGTAAAACACAAAGCCCACCCGTCCTCGAAACTTTTTCTCGTTTGCGTTCCCGAAGCGGAGCCCCGGAGCGAGGACCTCACCTGTGCAGGTCGTACGCCCGGACGGTGCCGTCCAGAGAAGCGCTGACAATGACGAAGCCGCTGGAGGTGAAGGCGACGTTGGTGACGCTGCTGGTGTGCTCAGTGAAGGTGACGAAGCAGAGCCCGCTGTTGGTGTTCCACACTTTAACCTGAAGAAGTAACCCATCAACGTCCGATTAGCAAATTTGACTGAGATTTTTGGCGCACAAATTTGCACTCTAGGCCTCCTCTGGACTCACTTTCCCATCATCCCCTCCTGTCACGACGTACTGCCCGTCTGGAGAGTAAGCCAGCGAGGCCATGTTGTTGAAGTGACCCTGCTGCTTGAAGACGTAGGACTCGCTCTGCCACTCCCACACCAGCAGCTGACCCATCCCTGAAACCATGGTTACGTTTTACACATTCGCAGCCATAAAAAAACTACCTACATAGAGACAGGAAGTTTAACTTACGAGAACATCCGAAAGCAATCCAGTCTCCGGAGCTGTTCACAGCCACTGAGGCGATTCTTTGGTCTGAAATGCTGCAAGAGGGACAGAAATCAGCAAGAAAGACTCAAAGTGTTTCCTATTAAGGCGTTGTATAACCATAGCAACCACCTTAGTGAGTGAATCAGGTTAAACTCCGGGAGTTCGTGCAGGTGAAATATCCCAGATGCAAACCCAGTCACCAGGATGTGAGTGGGTTTATGGTAGGCAGCGGCGGTGAGGTTGTTGAACTCCCCCTCCTTGTTGAAGAAGTgtctgaaaatgcaaaaagaaaagtttccagtttctgaagaaaaaaataaatgagttgaAAACATGTAACATCAGAACTATTTAGATATACCTTCTGTTTTAGTATACACGGTTCAGACATTTTAATGggataaaatgtaatgtaaaacgTAATGATAGGGCTGAACCGATACACTATTTTCACGTCCGATACTGATACCAATATCTGAGGTGTAGCATCGTCCAATGCTGTTCCGGTAGCATATATTGTAACAGCAACAAAGCCTCTTTCAAATTGTTTGGAAAGTgtaattaggaattctaaatacaatgtaacataaacaataaaattatgatttttttttttatattggtatcgatacagatattaatatcagatcggtgcatctctacatTGTAATGCTGTAACATGGTCTGTCTTTAACAACAGAAACCAAATATctatttgacagaaaacaggacTTACTTGCTCCTTTGCTTGTATCGAACGTTTTTGACCTCCTTCTTGTCTTTCGGAGGTTCAGTTTTCCCCCGAATCACTTCCGCTTCCTCTCCCTCCACCCTGtcctcgtcctcttcctcctcgtcccCGTCTCGTCTCTGAGGCCCAGGTTTGTCGGAGCTCTTTTTCAGAACGAGGCCGTCCAGCTTGGTGTCGCTCTCCCAGACGCACAGCGCCCCATCCTGGCTCACCGTGTAAAGCTGAGCAAAACATAAATCGCGGAAGTGTTACTAGAAATGTGTGTTGTCAAACTTAAAGAAAGGAAGTAAACGTACATCCAAGCTGTCCTTTTCGAAGAAGCATCCCACGATGATGTCCTTGTGTCCACCCAGGGAGTAGTAGATGAGGTTGGCCCAGCGCTCCGCTCCAAACACCCAAGTGGACATGTCTTTGCTTCCCACCACGAAGCACCTGAAGGAAAACGTCCCGACCATCACTTCTGTTCACAAAGTTATGCgtatctttctctctctcccaaaCTCTCGCACTCACTTGGAGTCGTCGGTCCAGTCGATGCACGTGGTTTCGTCATATGGGCCGTAATAGCTCTTGTCTAAGACAAAGGCGTTAAACTCTCGCTGCTTCCCAGGGGCGTGGTACAGCAGCGCCACGTTCTCCTTTGTCACGACAAACTTCCTGAGAAACCAGAGCAGATTAACTCTCAAAATACTGCGGAGATTAAGAAAGTGATTGTCTGATTAGATGTGAAGAGATCCTGACCTGCCGTCAGGTGAGAAGCGGATGCTGCTGACAGGCTTGTGGAAGTGGAAGTGATGAAGGACAGCTCGTGTGATGAGACTGACCAGCAGCGCAGCACCATCTATTTgacatcaaacaaaaacttacagCAGATCTACAAAGTGAACCCATTGTTGCTAAAATGCAACATGTACAGCTCATCTTTTCCCCCCCAACTTTTCAACTTTTAGCTAAAAAGATGCAAAGGAGTTGCTGGTTCCTAAAGGCTATAAAAGTAGAATGGGACGATCTTCTGTTTTAACATTAGCTAGCATGTTGTCAGCTAGCATAACTTCTCTCACCGTAGCTTGATGAGAGAAGTTATGCTACCAAATATTTGTGAATGAGATACATCCCAATGACCCAAAGTTGTTATATGTAGGTGAGTAGATAAATGATGAGAAAAGATGAGACAGGGTGCTTGTTGAGCAATTGCGCCAGAATACGGTTTAGCTAAAactgtaaatttttatttaaaaattttaagtgattgtttaataataactacaaaataattcattacgaattcttgctttctttctgcTGGTGACATCCACGGCACAATAGGTGTTGATGCAGTGTGACTTCAATTGATAATCCCACTATAGATAGACTGGCTCAGGTCATCCAGAGCTATCTCTGTAGCTGGAGTACATTTTGACCACATTTTCTTACATTGCTactttttgattgtttttttgtttgttttttcaattgCAACTGAATACATATCACAAAgcgaaaacatttaaaaattacttgTCATCAACTCAAAAACCAGGAATGTTTCCACTGGTTGCATCTGTTTGTTAAAAGTACTTTTGTTACTAAAACGATTATACATATCGAGAGAAACGAAAGCTTCTACCTTCATCGACCACTATGGCCAAACTGCCATCAGGAGACACACCCACACATGTTATATTTTTGGTTGTTGAAATCGGTAACGTCTCGGATGtattactgaaaaacaaaaaaaacatatacacaTATTAATATCCgacagaaatattaaagaaaacacatcagGTTTTTTGGTTCCAAATTAATAGCATATATTGTCAAAATTGTGGGCTAATAATAATAGCTTCCTTAATAGTTTTAAAGCCAAAGTTCCAGTTTTCCCAATTCAGATGTCAAATTTTCAGTCAGTTCAGTAAAATTTTCAAGGAATACACAATGTATCGGCATTAACATCGGAACAGGCATCAGTCCGACAAGCAAAACAATGAATCGATATTTATTtccatgctgctgctgtgtgtgttttcacatcGATgcaatccatttttttttacccagtaTAAATATGAACGTTCACAATGgattttaaaacacacagaagtcAGATGTTAAATATGGAGACTACAAAATATGCATACATATTGTATGAAATGTGGATTGTTGCACCCGTCCCTGTTTGACTATTCCTCCAAGACTTACTTTTTCAGGTCGAAGACTGAGACTCTGTTTCCAACTGGACTGATCACAGCGTTTCCGtctgtggagaaatttaaaTTCCCCTGACGATAGACTGCTCCAAGCAAGTTGGAAAACTACAGAGAGGAGACGTGAGAGGGCATGTGAGTGTGCAGAGACTCGTACAACttcagcagaaaaacataaCCTGTCAACGTATCTAGATCTAGTTTTTTCTCAAAGCAAGACAGGctctagtttgtttttatttataaaatttatcaaacaatgtaaaaaacaacTATTGTTGTCTAATCAACATACATTAAACGCACAACTTTTGAACAAATAAtcttaaatgtgacttttttaatGCGGTTTTGTTGCCACGTTCCTAAAAGATCTCAAACTACGTCACAGACCAGCGCGAGGTACTTACCCTGTAAGCGAACTTCATG
Proteins encoded:
- the pwp2h gene encoding PWP2 small subunit processome component yields the protein MKFAYRFSNLLGAVYRQGNLNFSTDGNAVISPVGNRVSVFDLKNNTSETLPISTTKNITCVGVSPDGSLAIVVDEDGAALLVSLITRAVLHHFHFHKPVSSIRFSPDGRKFVVTKENVALLYHAPGKQREFNAFVLDKSYYGPYDETTCIDWTDDSKCFVVGSKDMSTWVFGAERWANLIYYSLGGHKDIIVGCFFEKDSLDLYTVSQDGALCVWESDTKLDGLVLKKSSDKPGPQRRDGDEEEEDEDRVEGEEAEVIRGKTEPPKDKKEVKNVRYKQRSKHFFNKEGEFNNLTAAAYHKPTHILVTGFASGIFHLHELPEFNLIHSLSISDQRIASVAVNSSGDWIAFGCSRMGQLLVWEWQSESYVFKQQGHFNNMASLAYSPDGQYVVTGGDDGKVKVWNTNSGLCFVTFTEHTSSVTNVAFTSSGFVIVSASLDGTVRAYDLHRYRNFRTFTSPRPAQFSSLAVDVSGELVSAGAQDSFEIFLWSMQTGRLLEVLGGHEGPVSSLCFSPVQSILASASWDRTVRLWDMLDSWQVKETLPLTSDGLCVTYRPDGQELAVATLNGEISFWSPQTATQTGSITGRHDLETGRKETDKITAKQSAKGKSFTALCYSADGESILAGGHSKFVCIYNVQEQMLLKKFEISCNLSFDAMEEFLDRRKMTEFGSLALVDEGAGDGEGVDISLPGVRRGDMSSRHFKPEIRVSSLRFSPTGRSWAATTTEGLLVYSLDGSLVFDPYDLDLDVTPASIRKQVRLQDWTSAIVLAFRLNENALKQEALEAVPHEQIPVVCGSLPDVYVEKLLGFVASCLEKSSHLQFYMTWAQNLLMLHGQKLKNRSASILPTLQSLQKSIQRHFDSLSKLCDFNMYNIRYAVALSKQKGLKRPMKEEEEPDEETSEEMSEASLEESDMML